GAAAAGCACTGTTCTTCAAGGTTTACCAATCCAATAAAGAAACCTTAtgagtgcatgtttggattgacggtGAGCTTGATGAAATCACGGTGACAccttgattttgttgaagctctaAACTTTATCTTTTTGCCGTAATCAAGATGGCACACTAGATTCCATCAAACCCACCTTCAATCCAACATGCACTGAATCTAATTGTGCACAGAAGGCAATGcataattattttaactttgaaaGGGGTAGAGAATTTGACTTTGAAACTGACTCAAAGTTCACGTTGTCCtaaaaccaaaatataaaaaattgtttttatacaGATTAGTTTTAGAATGAGGATCTCCTACATGCTTATTAGTCTATTTAATTCTAATTTCAGGTAACCACTCTCAATCTTGAAATCGTTAGAGCACTAGCCAGAGGTAGTTCCATAACTATTGCAATCTATGCTATTTATAATGCAATGCACAAATTTTCCTTGTTTGATCAAACATTggttatttatcttttgtttcaaGCTTTTCTTCTATCATGGTATAGTTGGTCACAAGTAACCATTTCTGTCATATCAAGATTTCTCTCATGTGGTTCTTATTTATTTCTTGCAGTTTTCTCAGTGTATAGCGTTTTGTTCAAGTTCTGTATGCTACAGCGCTAAAGTGATTGTATAGCCACTATTTAACTGTACATCGTACTAAATTGCGTATCGCAGAACAATAGTGGTTTGTTAAAATTCCACTATGCCGTAGTGCTATAGCGCCAATATTTGACAACACTAAGTCTTCAGTTATTTTTTATCACTATTTTGATTCTTTTCTATTTGCGGGTGGTTCTAATAATTGATGAACTTCACACTCTCCTATCTTTACTATTTGATGGAATATGGAAGTGaggaattcatttttttttattctgttgtttttttaacaactttattttgttattaatttgaGCTTGAAAGAAATCCtgaagataaagaaaaatgaaccaGTGAAagtaaaatcttttttttttggaaattatgCAGGTCATTATTCTCTTTAGAACTTTTTTGGCTTTTTTAATCAATAGAACACCCATAATCCACGAAAAATGGAGGATTTTGGCGACATATCTCTTCTCATCTTTGAATGAGGTGTTTATCTGTTAATGTAAGctatgtgttttatttttaaaactatcaTTGCTCTGAAACTTAATACTTGCAGCTATCTGCTTCATTTCACCCCTTTTTTGGCTACAAATTATTTACGAGAAGTATTGAAATTCATTCTGTATAGATTTGTTTCTTTGTGCAGAGGGTATTCCTTCAATTGGAATGTCACCTTTCTCATGTGGATGGATCACCAGTGAAAGACATGTTAGCATACTTTCAACTGAATATACGTTGGATTGTATTTATTCATCAACAATGGATTATTGTCTGGCTTTGTCTTCTTTTCCAGATAAAGTTAACTACTCTACGTTCATATTCGACATGTGCAGGTATCTTCAGCCGATTTGTCACCTGTGGCTAAGGCTATTGATTCTGGTTTTATACCTGTAAGATTGAACTCTTCAATTTATATCACTTCTTTGAAActtcttaataaatttcaaCAAATTTTCTAACCTTTCCTtgttacattttattatttctctATCTTTCTAAGAAAAGTTATTTAGTAGTACCTAAACTGTTTGAACTAACTGAAAGCTAGTGAAAACCTTGGTAATTAAGGATCAAGCGGTCTTCATGAAAAAGTAGACTAGAGAGTGTGTGTGGGATCTTCCGTGCTATGTTCCAATTGTCACTAGTTTATTCAAATATAATTGGCTGTCCTATGCACACTGTAGTTACACGACAGTTTCCACTATATTATTCTTTTTGTATCGTCTGAAGCAAGCAAAATGACATAGATCGATtccatatgataaaaaaaaggtctttctttttatataaatctgAATGAAGTTAGTGTTATGCACTTCATGATTATCAATATCTTACTTCACATGCGAGTTGTATCTCGATTTGATGCTAAATTGAGCCCAATCGATATGAATCTCTAGTGTGTATCTATTTCAACATGAATCTCATCTTTAATCGTGATCATTATGATGAATCTCGATTCACTATGATGAATTCTGACTCATTGTAATGAAGTACTACCTAAACATCGTAGCCAACCACTTGTTTTTGTCAACTTTGTGTAACTGTTAAGAATCTAGAGTTTCATAGAATACGATGGAGACGGCTAGGGTTTTCAATATTGTCTCACAAATGCATAGCATGACTAAAAGTTACAAGAGAATATATAGTAAAACATAATGGACTCTACTAACTTAGAAACCTAAAGGGCCCAATAGCATAGGCCCACTAACCTATTATCAAACAGTAACCAACCACTTTTCTTTGGTCATTAGATCTATGActtgaattttgaattaatgAGATTCATATATAATATACTAGCTTATAATTTTGTTATGTCACTTGTTTTTACCTTTGTTTTTATTGACAATGTATCTTATGGTCCATCATAAGATTCGATTCAAAAAATATCTTCTGATTCATGATATGAATCTCGATCTGATAACCACGATGCACTTATGTTTCCCCCCTTTGAACCTTACTTTGAGGgttcatatttttgtaattgtttTCTTCACTTGAAATGATGTAGGTTTGGTTGCAATTTGTCTAGGTCCTGCATGGAGATGCCGTGCTTGATGAGATTCTGGTAGAGACTCAATCTATTGAATTTGATTGTTCATTAATAACTAACTTTGTAGTTTTtgcattaatatatatattttttgtttcaggGATGCACTATTTTAAGCGGTGATGTCATCATAAGTCATCTGGCAGCATACTCAAAGCCtaaatatgttgttttcttgGTATCCTCCATGAGTCATGCATATATGCATTCTTATTCTTGAATTTCtgtaaaatataatctaaaGATAAAAGGTGATATGCACTGTCAGTGTAAACTAATTTTACATTGACATCTAATGAGAATCCAGTATTTTacacttatttttaaaatacagTTACAATATGGGCTTATGTGGTTATATGATGAATTGCTGTTGGATTGTGGTCTAAAACTAATTTACACTGACAGTGCACCTCCGTTAAACTCAATGTAAAACCCTTGCTGAATATATTAAGCCAAATAGTCTTCTTGCAAGTATTTAGTTCCATCCAAGTAATGAATATCTCGATTATCGATAATAGTAATATAGCTGAAGCCTGTTTAGCAAACAAAAGGTCTGTTTCTTTTAGCTTCCTCTGAATGTAAATCCCCGATTGTgagaaacaaacaataaacttGCTGCAACTAAAAGTGTCTTGAAaccagtgttgtcaattgcGGATCGCAGAGAATAgtagtttgttcaaatttcactACACCATAGTGCTATAGCGGGGCTGTTTGACAACTCTTTGTACTGAATAGCATAGTGTGgaacaatattaatttgttcaaattccgctatgctAAAGCGCTGCTTTTTGACAACACTGCTTCATGCATGCATATAATGTTATTTGTATTAGGTTAAATCTATTGCAGACATGCAGTTGGATTTTAATGTTGTATCAATATGCAAGATATATTCgcaaaatcacaattttgaaACCAAAGTTCTTCAAACAAAATCTATCACAACTGACATATCTCAAATAATAGATGTTACATGAATGTTTTCCATTAAGCATGAACGAAAGACAGATGTATATGGAGTATATGATCGCCCACCGACAGAACCTGATGCGATACTCTTAAAGGAAATTGGTGAGCACCAAGCACTTGTTAACTTTACTTTATTTATGGCCTATTCTATTCTCTTCATATAGCAAGTTTTTCAACTCTGACAGCTGTTGCTGAAGATGGAAGCTGGTCGGTCATAAAACCGAAGTTGCAGAACTCAAGTAAGCAGATTTAGTCGGTTTAGATTAACTTCTCAGAAGCACTTATAGTTATAATAAATGAAATATCGAAAGTACCTTTTGATGACAGAGTTTTCTGAATTACAATTTCTTGTATAAGTTGAAATTAATTTCTGTATCATAATTTTCTTAGAAGCTTTCTCATTTAATTTCTCTACAAATATCTATAaccttataacaactttttagtaAGGCTCtgtttgaataaacaacttaattaatcaCTTATAGTGTAAGCACTTATATATAAGTTCTTATGTATAACCTTTTTaacaaaaggtaaaataaagtCACAAgtttttcatataagctataagctgcttcataagctattttggggagcttatggaaataagctgcaaacagcttatgacacataagctcttccaaacagtctcacTAGACAAGTGTTTATCTAGGTGAAGAATTACAAACTAATTTTAACTTAGAAGCTCCTATAAGCTAGAAGTCAATCTAAGCTGAGCTTAGAGTCTTATACAACATTGTTCTCAATGCAAAATATGTGGATGGATGTCCAAACTTTTAAACTTCAGTTTTGCTGGAATGGAGTGTGAATCGATTATAACTCAGTAGGATGAAACTATATTACTGAAGTTCAACAAAAAGGTTTGAGCGATCTTGTTTTCATTCATAAATCACAAGTTGCCACAGTAGCACGCCAAATCACCATGAGTCCGTGAGTAGGGGCATGtaatttctaatattttgcTATTTCTCAGATGtcataaataaacaattatgaTAAGTTTCTATGTTGGCATTTTGACTTTTTGTTTATGAAGTTACTAACTTAATGTGCAAGCTTctattgattatgtgatttgaATGTATGGATTGAATTTTTCTGGCATGTGATAATTTTCTACAGTTGAGCTAAGTGTTGCGGCCCATGATACAACTGGTGGCATGAAAACCAAAATCTCAGAAGCTGCAATGATAGCGAAGCTTGGAATAGATGTCTACATTGTAAAAGTAATAATATCTGTTTGTTATGTGTCATACATTTGTCTTATATCTTAGAGCTCCTAATGAAAACATGTAGCTGCATTTCAGGCTGCAACAAGCCACTCACTAAAGGCCTTAAATGGAGATCTTGGAAGCAGCATCCCAGATGACTGGCTTGGAACAGTCGTTCGTTCATCAAGATAGCCATAACCGAATCTTCTGCACAAGTCGGTATCATCAAGAAGTAATGATTTTAGAGTCAAGAATTCGAGCGTTAATTGTTATTGTACTAACAATTACACGTATGTGAGGACTCTCAGAAACAATCACTTGTCATATTACAATGATGTTCTCCATAGAATAAAGATTGACAGTTAAATGAATTATTGTACTGAATATCATTTGACATTTCCGATTTTACTGTGTTCGTTACTCAACTCTGACTCAACCTTGATGTACAATTGTtctgtatgcatgattgttattTTGGCAACTTTGACATAGTTCTTCTATCCATTGTCTCTTTTACATTTTAAGTATAAGAACCttacatttatttttactttgttgtttgttttgaacATTCTGTGCAGAAGATAGGGAAAAAAAATCAGTAGTTTCTATtcaacttcaaaaataaaagtaggaacaaaataatgttgtgtttaaaattgaaaacatgCTTTATTTAGATATGACCACAACATGGATTAATAGTCAAATGTTTATTGACATACAAGATCCTCATTCCTGAGATGAATGTAGAGCATGTTTGTGACATGTTTTTTACTTACTCATACTGGATTTCTTATTCGTTTTGTTTTACCGATATGCCACAACACTTCTCCTTTTATAGCCAATGAAGTAtactaaaaaatgaaaatacaacTATTCATACACATGTTATTATTTCAAGGCATACTTTTATAGTTTGCTTATTTTACTTGTACCACACTCGTTTAAAGACATAAGAATCGCATTATTGGATTTTTATATTGACTTGTTTGGTGTCACGTTATTGGtgacattgaattgaattgaaatgaTATGACATGTTAGTTATGACTTTTTAAGAGTCTAATGAGTCACCAATAATGTGACATGTGAGTCAAAAGTCCACGACCTTTTAGTCAAAAGGCGAGTTTATAGATTGATGAATCAAAAGTCTAAGACATATGCATGAATAATTATGTTTTCGTCTTTTAGTATACCTCCTTTACTATAAAAGGAGAAGTTTTGTAACATATTGGGTTGAAGCAAAAcgaataaaaaattcaatgtgtttataggtaaaaaaaacatgtcctaaatttctctttttttcttttcttttctgaaaGCTCTAGTTATTATATTCATGTCAGTAATTCCTCTATATAGATGCAAGTATGCTCTACACTCGCCTCATAAATGACGATCTTGTGTATAAGAGAATACAATACTGTTGTTCCATGCAACAATCCTCTCTATCATGAGTGATAGTTTTAATTGTTGGTCTATGTGTTGGGACTTTTGTTTGCCTATGGATGGTTGTTTGGTGTCTCGACCGATAATTCAGTTAAGACTAATCTCATAATATGTGAGGCTCCCGATGGCCTTGAATCATCTTATGCTTAGGACGGCCTTGCAACCGATGGCACCATAACCACAACCGCAAAGGATCCAAATCAGGTTGACACTAGACATTTAAGATTATAGAAATTCAGGAAACAATGAGTACAGAATAAGGGATCAAAGTTTCCTTTTCTCCTTAACAAAGCATAAAATTTAGCTGCAACTAAGAAATATCAAAATGGAGAGAATTATAGAAACGTTAGAGGGTCTTATATTAGCACATAATTAATGTTACTGGCCAGTAACCAATGTAACTTCTTCACAACTTATAACAGACTTGATGGTTCAAGTATTGATCTTAGACCACAAAAATATAAGTGGTCAAAGACTCAATAAAGTTAACCATTACCATATCTTGTAAGAATTTGCACAAATTTAGATTGGTCTTTTTACACAACAATCACacacaaatattaaatatatcttCTCCTTTTCAAGAAGCATTCATGGATTTATTACTTGGGGCCAATGTCCTTGAGGCCACAAATCTGCTCCTCACCCATAGCAGACATGACAGACACAATCAGATCTTTACCTTCACCAAATCCATCCTTGATCTGCATGACAAAATTTTGAATCAGTACAACGAGGTGCAAATTATAAAAGTCGACAATCTCACGCCAATTTTCATTACTAAGACCTTGTTTGATAATGTGTTTGCAGCAAGCTATTACACAACTTACCTGCAGATTAAGATAGTAACAAACTAATAACAAATTATTAACCGATTACATCTGTAACGAATGTCATGCAACTATTCAACACAACAAGCAAATGTGGTCCAGATTATCGACAAACTAACCTGCGAAAGCAGAGTTTCATCGGTAGGAAGCTTAAGGTCATCCTTAGTACCACCACTCTCAGTCAGCAAACTCACCTAATatcattggaaaaaaaaaatccctagTTAGCATTTAATTGAAAAGAATCACACAACCCTAAGTTCATGGTACAGGGCAACAACTTATCAAACAATTGACCAACttattaaacatttaaaaatcaCTAACAGTATCACTCTTATTTTCAAAAGCCATATCCTCAGTACACTTATTAACATGACTCCAAAGAAAATTATACAGATTACCATTTATccggcatttttttttatacagatTACAATTTATCTGGCAAAATATAAATCACATCATATCAACTTTAGGGTATCAAAATCTTATAGGTTTAgatcctgtttggataaacaccTTAATGAAGTGTTTAGTttgtataaactatttttgtGACAAGAGATAATATAAAGTCAATTTATTAGAagctataaactgttttcataagctatcttgaaaAGCTTAtcgaaataagctgaaaacaacttatggacacgtcgcttcttcaaaaaaaaacttatggaCACGtcgcttcttcaaaaaaaaacttatggacatgtcataagttatgtccataaactatttttaacaGTCTCACGACTATAATAAGTTAATCGAAAAATAAGAAATCAAGAGGTAAGTTGTGAGTAATCTTACAAATCCATCCTCTGAGATATCAATGAGCTGATAATCAGTGCGATTAACATGAGGAACCTGTTGtaaccacacaaaaaaaaaacacaattactgtagttaattaatcaattaaccaaatataaaatccaaatcaaaaaatAGTATCAAATGAAAATCATACATCACAGTTATGAGAAGAAGGAACAATATCTTCAAGTTTTTTGCCAGTGAAGATATCAATACCAACAAAATGACACTTTGCATGTCCATGCTTTCCAGTTTTAGAAGTTGAAACTTCAACTACCTATctccaacacaaacaaaaaccataacaaataaatcatacatgATTTGATTAATCAATCATACAAAAAACTGAAACAATatcaatatatttcaaaaagtcAACACAACATGGTGCAAGTAAAAATGatcaaaaatgaagaaaaaaaaacataagaaaagaaACCTTGCAGGGTCTGTTTTTTATAACAATGTGACCATTTTTGCGGATTGTACCAGCTTGTTGTGGATATGTCTTTGATGCTCCAGCATCTGCTTTGGACTCAAAATGGTGTTCCTCGTCTGACATGTTTCacttctttgttcttctcacGCAATcatcatgtttttgttttctcgTTTTCTTTTATAGACATTTTTGTACCATCATGTTACATCCTTTTTATTCCCACTTTTTTTTAGTGATAATTATTCAATCTCACATCCAATCAATAATCATGGtgtttatctttcttttatttagttttaaaaatatttaaaaatatttaactatttattttgctaaaaaaaaatatttatttttgttttcccaTCCCATGAGAGGTGATGcttaatttaatttagttttcaTACACTATTAATGTAAAGAAATTTGTACGAACAAATCACAATTATTCATGTGTGACTTTcaaattaataagttgactatcattgtttttagggttaaatatgtttttggtccctataaatatgtcaacttttcgttttagtccctctaaaattttccttcaacttttagtcataataaaattttcaatcttcatttttggtccctcttttaaagtaaactcatgtgtagaattcatattttttaataaaattttctagaaaaattcaaaatattataagaatcgctcaaaaaaaaaattaattttttttaacaaaacatgaatttaatatgaatttttagaTTTGTtccggttaaaaattcatatttaatttgtgtgttgttaaaaaattataattttttttagaatattttacacatttctgcacaattttattaaaaaaatacaaaaattaaattaaaaatagggactaaaagtagtgattgaaaaatttatagggactaaaagttgaaggaaaattttagagggactaaaacaaaaaaatgatatatttatagggaccaaaaacatatttaacccttatttttataGGGGAATTTGGCTGCCATTATTGATTGATGGTATAAAAATTAGAGtggtaaattattatttttttgttacatagtTTGTCCTAAAAAAGtgatattaattacttttagataatttttttgacaaccttttttcttccctttttgaataaaaataatagagagaacaAGGGAGAGATAGAGAATAAGAAGAACACATGGTCATGTATCTTAATCAAAtcccttttaataaaaaagatgcATCTTTATCATATAAAAGTCCTTATAAAATAGCATCTTTATCAAGATTtcgttaaaaaaatcattatcaagatattgtcaaaaaaaagttgtatgaCAAGGAGGTCATAATTCGATACCGTTTAATAAATAacaatcaacattttttttttaaaaaagctaaaataaattatattaacgCAATCAAATGGTCTTCCTAGCATTAGGTGTGCTAAGGAAGAAACACCAAAGTTCAAACAATATATGTACAATAATTACAAGTCACCAAAAGATAAATAGAAAGAATAACTATTAACCAATGTCTAATTCGCAAATggactaagccaccaaccatggTAGTTGGAGGGAAGAGTAACATATTTTCCTTTCAACCACGTAAAAGTCGACGACTTTATTTTGTCCGCCACTTACAATATAGAGGagtttttgttctttctttccaaatttccTACACTGTTGCACACCAAATAACCTGAATGATGAACCGCCTTGACTTGGCGGCTCCCCCAATGTAGATAAACGGGTTAAAAAGACTTGATGCATCACAAGACATAACAGTAGCAACATCAATCCAcctttgtcatttttaaaaacaaatcaagATTTCAATTGATTGAGTAGTTAGGAATTTATTTACTAagaaatttagtttaatttatttactaAGTAATTTAGTTTAAggaatccaattttttttttacaataaccCTTTTTAAGCTGGATAGGATGATAATGAATGAAGAAATTATCTCTAAAGagaaatgtaaatatttttataaactatttctaaaatatgatcattttcaaaattttagcgAGTATTATTGATTTATATTGGAATCTTCGAAGTGACTAAAAAGTAAAACAATGAactcaaagtttgttatttttgacAAACTCAAAATTTGTTAAGACTTACGatgtatttataataaaaaaaaattggtttgttaattaataatagATATTACTCACTTTACCCtcaaaatgaataatttaatttaggagaatcatagactcaagtcatataattttttttttataaaccagGTATCCTCCTCGCGCAAGACTAATCCCTCGAGCATTGTGGGATTCAAATGAGCGGCAAATtctccctaagagttttaacacTGCTGCATACCCAAGGCTGGATTCGAACCTAGGACCTTGATTAAGCTAGAAACCCGTTCTATCTCATCTAAGCGCTCTTGAgtagaattattttttatttataaaggcatcttgaaaaattatttatagaaaaagtagaattcctataattttttcaaacaagaattctcaaataaataaatt
Above is a genomic segment from Medicago truncatula cultivar Jemalong A17 chromosome 5, MtrunA17r5.0-ANR, whole genome shotgun sequence containing:
- the LOC11417595 gene encoding isopentenyl phosphate kinase isoform X1 translates to MAETQTPFTQPIRCIVKLGGAAITCKNELEKINDEILHKVSEQLRQAMIASSQKPPGMDWSKRPGDSEICCNPEEFGDDFDAECSRFIVVHGAGSFGHFQASKSGVHKGQLNKPLVKGGFVATRISVTTLNLEIVRALARDLFLCAEGIPSIGMSPFSCGWITSERHVSSADLSPVAKAIDSGFIPVLHGDAVLDEILGCTILSGDVIISHLAAYSKPKYVVFLTDVYGVYDRPPTEPDAILLKEIAVAEDGSWSVIKPKLQNSIELSVAAHDTTGGMKTKISEAAMIAKLGIDVYIVKAATSHSLKALNGDLGSSIPDDWLGTVVRSSR
- the LOC11417595 gene encoding isopentenyl phosphate kinase isoform X2; the protein is MAETQTPFTQPIRCIVKLGGAAITCKNELEKINDEILHKVSEQLRQAMIASSQKPPGMDWSKRPGDSEICCNPEEFGDDFDAECSRFIVVHGAGSFGHFQASKSGVHKGQLNKPLVKGGFVATRISVTTLNLEIVRALAREGIPSIGMSPFSCGWITSERHVSSADLSPVAKAIDSGFIPVLHGDAVLDEILGCTILSGDVIISHLAAYSKPKYVVFLTDVYGVYDRPPTEPDAILLKEIAVAEDGSWSVIKPKLQNSIELSVAAHDTTGGMKTKISEAAMIAKLGIDVYIVKAATSHSLKALNGDLGSSIPDDWLGTVVRSSR
- the LOC11413270 gene encoding eukaryotic translation initiation factor 5A-5 isoform X2; this encodes MSDEEHHFESKADAGASKTYPQQAGTIRKNGHIVIKNRPCKVVEVSTSKTGKHGHAKCHFVGIDIFTGKKLEDIVPSSHNCDVPHVNRTDYQLIDISEDGFVSLLTESGGTKDDLKLPTDETLLSQVSCVIACCKHIIKQDQGWIW
- the LOC11413270 gene encoding eukaryotic translation initiation factor 5A-5 isoform X1; the protein is MSDEEHHFESKADAGASKTYPQQAGTIRKNGHIVIKNRPCKVVEVSTSKTGKHGHAKCHFVGIDIFTGKKLEDIVPSSHNCDVPHVNRTDYQLIDISEDGFVSLLTESGGTKDDLKLPTDETLLSQIKDGFGEGKDLIVSVMSAMGEEQICGLKDIGPK